A section of the Pedobacter sp. HDW13 genome encodes:
- a CDS encoding exo-beta-N-acetylmuramidase NamZ domain-containing protein, translating into MIRKMKLPSELKTGAEQTEKYLPLLKGKRVGMVVNPTSVIGAQTSVDSLLKLGVKIQKIFGPEHGFRGNASAGVTVNDDVDTKTGIKAISLYGKHSTPTAEDLADIDIMVFDIQDVGVRFYTYINTLQHVMEACAANKKTLLILDRPNPNGYLIDGPILDPKYKSGIGIQPIPIAHGLTVGEYAQMLNGEGWLKDKVKCKITVIQNANYNHDMEYTLPVKPSPNLNTQQAILLYPSTCLFEGTYLNHGRGTQFPFTVVGAPYLKGKFDFSFTPKSIKGMSETPLFQDQVCYGLDLRTYDTAELRKSKQVNISWLISLYQASPKKEDFFNSKLSKEMGTIERLVGVGDFRQQVIDGKSEAEIRASWEPGLSAYKTMRKKYLLYP; encoded by the coding sequence ATGATCAGGAAGATGAAACTTCCATCTGAACTTAAAACAGGTGCAGAGCAAACAGAAAAATATCTGCCCCTTTTAAAAGGCAAACGGGTGGGCATGGTAGTTAACCCTACTTCCGTTATCGGGGCACAAACTTCGGTAGATAGCCTGTTAAAATTAGGCGTTAAAATCCAGAAAATATTTGGTCCGGAGCACGGCTTTAGGGGAAATGCCAGTGCCGGTGTTACGGTTAACGATGATGTAGATACTAAAACGGGTATAAAGGCGATCTCACTTTATGGCAAACACAGTACGCCTACGGCAGAAGACCTTGCCGATATCGACATCATGGTTTTCGATATACAGGATGTTGGCGTTCGGTTTTACACCTACATTAATACGCTGCAACATGTAATGGAAGCTTGTGCAGCCAACAAAAAAACTTTATTGATTTTAGACCGGCCAAACCCGAATGGTTATTTAATTGACGGACCAATTTTAGATCCTAAATATAAATCGGGTATCGGCATACAGCCTATTCCCATTGCACACGGTTTAACCGTTGGCGAATATGCACAAATGTTAAACGGCGAGGGCTGGTTAAAGGATAAGGTGAAATGTAAGATTACAGTTATCCAAAATGCAAACTATAACCACGATATGGAGTACACTTTACCGGTTAAACCTTCTCCAAACTTAAATACACAACAAGCTATTTTGCTTTATCCATCTACCTGTTTATTTGAAGGTACTTACTTAAACCATGGTCGGGGTACTCAATTCCCGTTTACAGTAGTTGGTGCACCCTATCTAAAAGGTAAATTCGATTTCAGCTTTACGCCTAAAAGTATTAAAGGCATGTCAGAAACGCCACTGTTTCAGGATCAGGTTTGTTATGGACTGGATTTAAGAACCTACGATACAGCCGAGCTGCGCAAAAGCAAACAAGTTAATATATCGTGGTTAATCTCATTATATCAGGCATCGCCTAAAAAAGAAGATTTCTTTAATTCTAAGCTAAGCAAAGAAATGGGTACCATTGAAAGATTGGTGGGTGTTGGTGATTTCAGGCAACAGGTTATTGATGGAAAAAGTGAAGCCGAAATCAGGGCCAGCTGGGAACCAGGCCTTAGCGCTTACAAAACCATGCGTAAGAAGTACCTTCTTTATCCGTAA
- a CDS encoding ATP-binding protein: protein MQINLDDKANIFNTLIEESPMPIALYVGENMVIQVANRAMLKAWGRDASVIGKELAVALPELKDQPFLHILNQVRTTGVAYEAKEDKALLLNDDVLQTFYFDFIYKPLMDTDGKVWGILNNATDVTELVNAKFKVEQSEALFRQMIYDAPVAIGILRGRDLVIEEANDDLLKIWGKSKAVIGLNLLAGLPEIIGQPFPELLQEVYDSGVAHYGYETMARLERNGILGDFYFNFVYDPIFGQDGEVSGIMVVANEVTAQVISKMDAAKSEERFRNFLYDIPMATAYYETENIVIRLANDEMLRFWGKDKSVIGKTVIEAIPELNVQPFVGILKDVYRTGITYHADQEEARMLVNGKEEKRWFSFTYKPLKDSDGEVYAIIHAAMDVTKQVQLQQQKDEFLGIASHELKTPVTSIKAYAQVLERMIRNEGDEKKANMVRKMDQQLNRLTGLIGDLLDVTKIQSGKMTFNPVEFDFDAAVEEIVEEMQHISSKHKIICGLAGNAIVFADKERIGQVITNFLSNAIKYSTDASEIAVATFIEDREVILSVKDYGIGISADMQHLVFDQFYRVDGNLQHTYPGLGLGLYISAEIIKSEGGRIWVESTAGQGATFFFALKIKSFR from the coding sequence ATGCAAATCAATCTCGACGATAAAGCCAATATTTTTAATACGCTTATAGAAGAGTCTCCAATGCCAATAGCGCTTTATGTTGGCGAAAATATGGTTATTCAGGTAGCAAACAGAGCTATGCTTAAAGCCTGGGGCAGAGATGCATCAGTAATAGGTAAAGAACTGGCCGTAGCATTGCCTGAATTAAAAGACCAGCCCTTTCTGCATATACTTAATCAGGTAAGAACTACGGGCGTTGCTTACGAGGCCAAAGAAGATAAGGCTTTACTTTTAAACGATGATGTACTCCAAACTTTCTATTTCGATTTCATATACAAACCGCTAATGGATACCGACGGTAAGGTATGGGGTATTTTAAATAATGCTACCGACGTTACCGAACTGGTAAATGCGAAGTTTAAAGTTGAGCAAAGTGAAGCCCTGTTCAGGCAGATGATTTACGATGCGCCTGTGGCCATAGGCATTTTGAGGGGAAGAGATCTCGTTATTGAAGAGGCCAACGATGATTTGTTAAAAATATGGGGAAAAAGTAAAGCCGTAATCGGGTTAAACCTTTTAGCTGGATTGCCCGAAATTATTGGTCAGCCTTTTCCTGAACTTTTACAAGAGGTTTACGATAGCGGTGTTGCCCATTATGGCTACGAAACAATGGCTCGGTTGGAGCGTAATGGCATTTTAGGCGATTTCTATTTCAATTTTGTGTACGATCCGATATTTGGGCAGGATGGAGAGGTTTCTGGTATTATGGTGGTTGCAAACGAAGTTACCGCCCAGGTAATTTCAAAAATGGACGCGGCCAAAAGTGAAGAACGTTTTCGCAATTTTCTTTATGATATACCGATGGCTACCGCTTATTATGAAACCGAAAATATTGTTATCAGGCTGGCAAATGATGAAATGCTTCGTTTTTGGGGTAAGGATAAAAGTGTAATTGGTAAAACCGTTATAGAGGCGATACCCGAATTAAACGTGCAGCCTTTTGTAGGGATTTTAAAGGATGTTTACCGTACCGGAATTACTTATCATGCCGATCAGGAAGAAGCCAGGATGTTGGTTAACGGTAAGGAAGAAAAACGCTGGTTCAGTTTTACATATAAACCTCTTAAAGATTCGGATGGTGAGGTGTATGCTATTATTCATGCAGCGATGGATGTAACTAAGCAAGTGCAGTTGCAACAGCAAAAAGACGAGTTTTTGGGTATTGCGAGCCACGAATTAAAAACACCTGTAACCAGTATTAAAGCCTACGCACAGGTTCTTGAACGCATGATCAGGAATGAAGGCGACGAGAAAAAGGCAAATATGGTGCGTAAAATGGATCAGCAGTTAAACCGGTTGACAGGCTTGATTGGCGATTTGCTGGATGTAACCAAAATCCAGTCGGGTAAAATGACCTTTAATCCGGTAGAATTTGACTTTGATGCTGCGGTTGAAGAAATTGTAGAAGAAATGCAGCACATCAGTTCTAAGCACAAAATTATTTGCGGCTTGGCAGGTAATGCAATTGTTTTTGCAGATAAAGAGCGCATTGGGCAGGTAATTACCAATTTTCTATCTAATGCGATTAAATACTCAACAGATGCCAGTGAGATAGCTGTAGCAACTTTTATTGAGGATAGAGAAGTTATATTAAGTGTTAAAGATTACGGCATCGGAATTTCGGCAGATATGCAACACCTTGTGTTCGATCAGTTTTACCGCGTAGATGGAAATTTACAGCATACCTATCCAGGGCTAGGCTTAGGCCTTTACATCTCGGCCGAAATTATAAAAAGCGAGGGTGGCAGGATTTGGGTAGAAAGTACAGCCGGGCAAGGAGCTACTTTTTTCTTTGCGCTTAAAATAAAATCGTTCAGATGA
- a CDS encoding DNA topoisomerase IB, which translates to MVQGKDVVKASGLVYVTDSMPGIYRKGKPGKFHYVDKDGDKVTEDKHLDRIKALVIPPAWQDVWIANKPNAYLQVTGIDAAGRKQYKYHQKWTSRRSEDKYFRLLEFGKALTRARKNLQKDLRRKDFDERKVLAISVDVLQKTLIRVGNESYKQLYGSFGLTTLRDKHVKIQGSKITMDFVGKKGVQQKVELNDRTLARLVKKCRDIPGQELFQFYTNGSEHKSIDSGKINAYIKEITGDDFTAKDFRTWGGTLEAMRQFAQCQLNENADLNSKKTIVAVLDCVAKKLGNTRAVCKSSYVYPLLLTAYENNELEKYLKKMNNNSLKGNISLEHNEKVLLSFLKANSK; encoded by the coding sequence ATGGTACAAGGTAAAGATGTTGTAAAAGCAAGTGGACTGGTGTATGTAACCGACAGTATGCCTGGTATATATCGGAAGGGTAAACCCGGTAAATTTCATTATGTGGATAAAGACGGGGATAAAGTTACTGAAGATAAACATCTTGATCGGATTAAAGCCCTCGTAATTCCGCCTGCATGGCAAGACGTTTGGATTGCAAATAAACCTAACGCTTATTTGCAGGTTACAGGAATTGATGCGGCAGGGCGAAAACAGTACAAATATCACCAAAAATGGACCAGTCGGCGATCTGAAGATAAATATTTTCGCTTACTCGAATTTGGTAAAGCCCTGACCAGAGCCCGGAAAAACCTTCAAAAAGACCTGCGCAGAAAAGATTTCGACGAACGTAAGGTATTGGCCATTTCGGTTGATGTACTCCAAAAAACACTCATCAGGGTAGGGAACGAAAGTTATAAGCAGCTTTATGGTTCTTTTGGACTTACCACTCTGCGCGATAAGCACGTAAAAATACAAGGAAGTAAAATTACCATGGATTTTGTAGGTAAAAAAGGGGTACAGCAGAAAGTAGAACTGAACGACCGGACATTAGCCCGATTGGTTAAAAAATGCAGGGACATACCCGGGCAGGAGCTTTTTCAGTTTTACACCAATGGCAGCGAACATAAAAGCATCGATTCGGGAAAAATAAATGCCTATATTAAAGAAATTACCGGGGATGATTTTACCGCAAAAGATTTCAGGACCTGGGGAGGAACACTCGAAGCCATGCGGCAGTTTGCCCAGTGCCAGCTTAATGAAAATGCCGATTTAAACAGTAAAAAAACAATAGTTGCCGTTTTAGATTGTGTGGCTAAAAAACTAGGCAATACCCGGGCGGTGTGTAAGAGTTCTTACGTTTACCCGCTTTTGCTTACCGCTTACGAAAACAATGAGCTGGAAAAATACCTTAAAAAGATGAACAACAATTCGCTTAAGGGTAACATTAGTCTGGAGCACAACGAAAAAGTGTTATTATCTTTTTTAAAAGCTAACAGCAAGTAG
- the fmt gene encoding methionyl-tRNA formyltransferase produces MRIVFMGTPDFAVASLDALVQANFDVVAVVTAPDRPAGRGQKLNESAVKKYAVEKNIPVLQPEKLKNAEFLETLASYKADLQVVVAFRMLPEVVWNMPPKGTINLHGSLLPQYRGAAPINHAIINGEKESGVTTFFLTHEIDTGNIILSDSVAIADDETAGDLHDKLMHIGANLLVKTLKAIEADEVSEQPQPQSGDLKHAPKIFKDDCKIDWNNQAQTIYNLIRGLSPYPTAFTFLNDKTLKVFKAELENKEPGIVAGGFLTDGKTYLKFAAKDGFIKLLDIQYEGKKRMLIEDFLRGMRL; encoded by the coding sequence ATGAGAATAGTTTTTATGGGCACGCCCGATTTTGCGGTAGCTTCGTTAGATGCACTGGTACAAGCAAATTTTGATGTTGTTGCGGTAGTAACTGCACCAGACCGGCCGGCCGGCCGCGGGCAAAAGCTTAACGAAAGTGCGGTAAAAAAATATGCGGTTGAAAAGAATATTCCGGTGTTACAACCCGAAAAACTAAAGAACGCCGAATTTCTCGAAACCTTAGCCAGTTACAAAGCCGATTTACAGGTGGTAGTGGCTTTTAGAATGTTACCCGAAGTGGTATGGAACATGCCACCTAAAGGAACCATTAACCTGCACGGATCGCTTTTACCACAGTACCGTGGGGCTGCTCCTATAAATCACGCCATTATAAACGGAGAAAAAGAAAGTGGTGTAACTACCTTTTTCCTTACCCATGAAATTGATACAGGCAATATTATTCTTAGCGACAGTGTTGCCATTGCCGATGATGAAACCGCCGGCGACCTACACGATAAATTGATGCACATTGGCGCCAACCTGTTGGTAAAAACACTTAAAGCAATTGAAGCAGACGAGGTAAGCGAGCAGCCACAGCCACAAAGCGGCGATTTAAAGCATGCGCCTAAAATTTTTAAAGACGACTGTAAAATAGATTGGAACAATCAGGCGCAAACCATTTATAATTTAATTCGTGGGTTAAGCCCATACCCTACCGCCTTTACTTTTTTAAACGATAAAACATTAAAGGTATTTAAGGCTGAATTAGAAAATAAAGAGCCGGGCATTGTTGCCGGAGGCTTTTTAACAGATGGCAAAACCTATTTAAAATTTGCTGCTAAAGATGGCTTTATTAAACTATTAGACATCCAGTACGAAGGTAAAAAACGGATGTTGATTGAAGATTTTTTGAGGGGAATGCGCTTGTAA
- a CDS encoding aminotransferase class IV, whose translation MLQQYLLFNDEFHATDTPVLNASNRAFKFGDGLFESMRMINNKLQFADLHADRLTAGMKALKMDGHALMDDYFLRQKTADLAKKNKWNGNVRFRLSVYREGAGVYTPEINKAGYVLEGLPLTASTYELNSKGLIIDVFDEMTKPINKLSNFKTSNALLYVMAGLFKSQNRLDEAMILNQQGFLCESISANVFVVYNKQVYTPALTEGCVSGVMRTAIMQLCKMNDIPLIEAQINPEILKAAEEVFITNATQGIQWVMGYGRKRYFNEVSKVLIDKLNAL comes from the coding sequence ATGCTTCAACAGTACCTTTTATTTAATGATGAATTTCATGCGACAGATACTCCTGTTTTAAACGCTTCTAACCGTGCTTTCAAATTTGGTGATGGTTTGTTTGAAAGCATGCGGATGATTAATAATAAACTGCAGTTTGCAGATTTACATGCCGATAGGTTAACCGCAGGTATGAAAGCCCTGAAAATGGACGGGCATGCCTTAATGGATGATTATTTTTTACGTCAGAAAACTGCCGACCTGGCCAAAAAGAACAAGTGGAACGGTAATGTGCGCTTTCGCCTTTCGGTTTACAGGGAAGGGGCAGGCGTTTATACTCCCGAAATCAATAAAGCCGGATATGTTTTGGAAGGGCTTCCCTTAACTGCTTCAACATACGAATTAAACAGCAAAGGCCTCATTATTGACGTTTTCGACGAAATGACCAAGCCAATTAACAAGCTGTCTAATTTTAAAACCTCCAACGCACTGCTTTACGTAATGGCCGGACTTTTTAAAAGCCAGAACCGTTTGGATGAAGCCATGATTTTAAACCAACAGGGTTTTCTGTGCGAAAGCATTAGCGCCAATGTTTTTGTAGTGTATAACAAGCAGGTGTACACCCCTGCATTAACCGAAGGTTGCGTAAGTGGCGTTATGCGCACAGCCATTATGCAGTTGTGCAAAATGAACGATATTCCATTAATCGAAGCGCAGATTAATCCTGAAATATTAAAAGCAGCCGAGGAAGTTTTTATTACCAATGCCACTCAGGGCATACAATGGGTGATGGGCTACGGTCGTAAACGCTATTTTAACGAAGTTTCGAAGGTTTTAATCGATAAGCTGAACGCTTTATAG
- a CDS encoding RluA family pseudouridine synthase has product MENVVELQESEEQELYEHLKIIVDKGQSLLRIDKFLMVRVENASRNRIQNAIDAGNVLVNQKQIKSSYKVKPFDEISIVLPHPPRDTEVYPEDIPLDIIYEDSDLLVVNKSAGMVVHPGFNNYTGTLVNALAFHFEQLPQLPGNDGRPGLVHRIDKDTSGLLLISKNEKSITHLARQFFDHSITRRYIALVWGDIENDGTVTGYIGRSAKDRRVMDIYDDEEKGKWSVTHYKVLKRLGYVTLISCELETGRTHQIRAHMQHIGHPLFSDAMYGGDKILKGTTFNKYKQFVENCFELLPRQALHAQSLGFIHPTTKEYMYFESPLPDDFKAGLTKWENYIATS; this is encoded by the coding sequence ATGGAAAATGTGGTCGAATTGCAGGAATCGGAAGAGCAGGAATTATATGAACATTTAAAAATTATTGTCGATAAAGGGCAGTCTTTGTTGCGCATTGATAAATTTTTGATGGTTCGTGTAGAAAATGCCTCACGAAACCGCATTCAGAATGCAATTGATGCAGGTAATGTGCTGGTTAACCAGAAGCAAATCAAATCGAGTTATAAGGTAAAGCCTTTTGATGAGATTTCGATTGTTTTACCACATCCGCCCCGCGATACCGAAGTTTACCCGGAAGATATTCCATTGGATATTATTTACGAAGACAGCGATTTGCTGGTGGTAAATAAATCTGCGGGTATGGTGGTGCATCCCGGTTTTAACAATTATACTGGCACATTGGTTAATGCTTTGGCTTTTCACTTTGAGCAGTTACCGCAGTTGCCGGGCAATGATGGCCGCCCCGGTTTGGTGCACCGCATTGATAAAGATACTTCGGGTTTGTTGCTCATCAGTAAAAACGAGAAATCGATTACGCATCTGGCCCGTCAGTTTTTCGATCACAGCATTACGCGTAGGTATATTGCATTGGTTTGGGGCGATATCGAAAATGATGGTACCGTAACGGGCTATATTGGCCGCAGTGCGAAAGATCGCCGTGTGATGGATATTTATGATGATGAAGAAAAAGGCAAATGGTCGGTAACCCACTATAAAGTTTTAAAGCGTTTAGGCTACGTTACGTTAATTAGCTGCGAACTCGAAACTGGCCGTACACATCAAATCAGGGCGCACATGCAGCACATTGGTCACCCGCTGTTTAGCGATGCCATGTACGGTGGCGATAAGATTTTAAAAGGAACTACGTTTAACAAGTACAAACAGTTTGTTGAAAACTGTTTTGAGTTATTGCCCCGACAGGCTTTACACGCACAGAGTTTAGGTTTTATACATCCAACAACGAAAGAATATATGTACTTTGAATCGCCTTTGCCAGACGATTTTAAAGCAGGTTTAACTAAATGGGAAAATTATATCGCTACATCATAA
- a CDS encoding DUF6588 family protein, whose amino-acid sequence MRKCYALKALCALFLLVTAQKVSAQQDVGSLFVSGPADATKLINAYFDPLYKGLGLGLTDGWTNTAKSKGFLKFDVRVSASASFVPQAGRSYDVNTLGLGNIKPAPGASSIGPTAFGDDHEGGKMQIYTSNGIPTGKFFNLPQGVGFHVVPALQIQATLGLPKNIDVTLRAMPKIKLGSDLGSLSMIGFGAKVELLPLFMGSTTEKLFPVDVAIAGGFTQYKYDLPLDINNTGNSNQRIDAKFNGVNFDAIVSKKILFFTPFASVGYQTSNTNLKALGTYQFTDGGTNATYVDPIAVKQTDIDGVRGSLGFQLKFGFFKFYTSYTQAKYSVVNAGFGFGMGK is encoded by the coding sequence ATGAGAAAATGCTACGCTTTAAAGGCATTATGTGCCTTATTTTTATTGGTAACAGCTCAAAAAGTAAGTGCACAACAGGATGTTGGAAGCTTATTTGTTTCGGGTCCTGCCGATGCTACCAAATTAATTAATGCCTATTTCGATCCTTTGTATAAAGGTTTGGGCTTGGGTTTAACCGATGGCTGGACAAACACCGCCAAATCGAAAGGATTTTTAAAGTTTGATGTGCGGGTATCGGCATCAGCCTCCTTTGTACCACAAGCGGGCAGAAGTTACGATGTGAATACCCTGGGTTTGGGCAACATTAAACCTGCTCCCGGAGCTTCTTCAATTGGCCCAACTGCTTTTGGCGATGACCACGAAGGCGGCAAAATGCAAATTTACACCAGCAATGGTATTCCTACCGGTAAATTTTTCAACCTGCCACAAGGTGTGGGTTTCCATGTGGTACCTGCACTGCAAATACAGGCAACACTGGGCTTACCTAAAAACATCGATGTTACCTTAAGGGCCATGCCTAAAATAAAACTGGGCAGCGATTTAGGAAGTTTATCGATGATCGGTTTTGGGGCAAAGGTTGAACTTTTACCTTTGTTTATGGGCTCAACAACCGAGAAACTGTTTCCGGTAGATGTTGCCATAGCAGGAGGTTTTACACAGTACAAATATGATTTGCCTTTAGACATCAACAATACGGGTAATTCTAACCAACGCATTGACGCGAAATTTAATGGAGTGAACTTTGACGCCATTGTTTCGAAGAAAATCTTATTCTTCACCCCTTTTGCCAGCGTAGGCTACCAAACCTCCAACACCAATTTAAAAGCTTTAGGTACCTACCAGTTTACCGACGGAGGAACCAATGCCACCTACGTTGACCCGATAGCGGTTAAACAAACCGATATAGATGGTGTGCGGGGAAGTTTAGGTTTCCAGTTAAAATTCGGCTTCTTTAAATTTTACACCTCTTATACTCAGGCCAAATACAGTGTAGTTAATGCAGGTTTTGGATTCGGCATGGGTAAGTAA
- a CDS encoding 1-aminocyclopropane-1-carboxylate deaminase/D-cysteine desulfhydrase has protein sequence MFKKIYSPVQKVSFAPFNHLSVKRDDLIDPYISGNKWRKLKYILAKAKAGNKTHLVTFGGAYSNHLVATAAAAARSGLKSTAFVRGEAVKNEMLLLCSLFGMELIFTDRESYRDRHKLFESRFADNAEVCFVDEGGASVEATLGCAEIIGELTETYDHIFCAAGTGTTAAGLLKGLQEQQLPTKLHVVPVLKGGAFIGDEIARYTTTDKQLELHLDYHFGGYAKTTPELIHFIKTFTAQTGLLLDPVYTAKMFYAICDLEKRGQLHRDERILAIHTGGLMGLFGMRDKF, from the coding sequence GTGTTTAAAAAAATCTACAGTCCGGTACAAAAAGTAAGCTTTGCTCCATTTAACCATTTATCGGTAAAGCGCGACGACCTGATAGACCCCTATATTTCGGGCAATAAATGGCGTAAACTGAAATACATACTGGCCAAAGCGAAAGCCGGAAACAAAACACATTTGGTTACTTTTGGCGGAGCTTATTCTAACCATTTGGTGGCCACTGCCGCTGCCGCAGCAAGATCGGGCTTAAAGTCAACAGCTTTTGTGCGTGGCGAAGCTGTAAAAAACGAAATGCTGTTGCTGTGTAGCCTATTCGGTATGGAACTTATTTTTACCGACCGTGAAAGTTACCGGGATAGGCACAAGCTTTTTGAAAGTCGCTTTGCAGATAATGCGGAAGTCTGTTTTGTAGATGAAGGTGGTGCATCAGTAGAAGCTACTCTTGGCTGTGCCGAAATAATTGGCGAATTAACCGAAACCTACGATCATATTTTTTGTGCAGCAGGCACCGGAACTACTGCTGCCGGCTTACTCAAAGGCTTACAAGAACAGCAACTACCAACCAAACTTCATGTTGTACCAGTTTTGAAAGGTGGCGCGTTCATAGGAGATGAAATCGCCCGATATACTACAACAGATAAACAATTAGAACTGCATTTAGACTATCACTTCGGCGGCTACGCCAAAACTACTCCAGAGCTGATTCATTTTATTAAAACCTTTACTGCACAAACCGGACTACTTTTAGACCCTGTTTATACTGCAAAAATGTTTTATGCCATTTGCGATTTAGAAAAACGTGGTCAATTGCACCGGGACGAGCGTATTTTGGCTATCCATACCGGAGGCTTAATGGGCTTATTTGGCATGCGGGATAAATTTTAG